The Vespula vulgaris chromosome 2, iyVesVulg1.1, whole genome shotgun sequence genome has a segment encoding these proteins:
- the LOC127072931 gene encoding ras GTPase-activating-like protein IQGAP1 isoform X2, giving the protein MINSAHNSVDNKKDKCIVPNTSLKEIIVGNDGRKTAEEMDEQRQKTLAYEYLCHLEEAKKWIEACIREKLPPTTELEENLRNGVYLAKLGNFMAPEILPLHRIYDFDQRRYALAGLQFRHTDNINYFLQCLQTMELPFTFQPETTDIYDKKNMPRVIYCIHALSTHLFKLGKAPKIQDLYGKINFTDAEIDAVSEELRKYGIQMPSFQKIGGLLTNSMAVDIAALHAAIIAINQAINKNDQVMMLNVLQNEATQLNNICIEHIQDYCEALYKAKSNKTQAALNRSLNDSYVSDAYDELLTQAEIQGHINHVNAQHAVKDIIRSVQSNSNELIKALETPALHLQNVMSSNVEVYKKQLTQLIGNSEWNSNYPDINHHWQYLIQNAIDTGNERILKIQKRKEAVQFVNETLQAGGLTEFYKALKNPYLELNSVDKFALPLYYEEMKIDRTECQKDLTYNDIVVSIRVLSSIAAITKAVDIGNDDLVYEALKNPDAHVMELNEENKTKYFSALATARWEKQSQSVPCHILTYIDIRDCIELVNQQYQQDNELIQMLHELNLAMVEDNPYTVTEALTKLQLKLYWYITPKDPLFVYKLLKKCLLEKHSDGSELWLDDVENVLSILSKESEKAKLMCDFLVKFNNNLDEKNLEYFIIFFNDSLKKPVTEEIKEKKFHILYNLRKLKCEKYDYSTVRYITPLGNEAYLDLKEQTVTWDPPEDLSETHYLTYDDINYIMKDNVNEDPHEYLKMKGLIVRLQARIRGYILRKKYSSKFIYFNTNKIVKIQAWWRGILQRKRYIALLNDMREKDSGLCQSNSKRMQTEYVDVLDLYRDYESQIIKIQALWRGRAARRAFDSLLHMEKPPFPVVRHFSAILNFNAQDYDKDLQLQHLKHEVVQIIRHNQNLSQQLDSMDIKIGLLIQNRITLQDVVSHGKSLENLAKQRHNNKDNKNSSGMSDSLSMQKGLKSLTKEGRKKLEGYQHLFYALQTNPVYLSKLLFLLPQSKTNKFLQNVILTLFNFGSNIREEYLLLKLFGSALQEEIRCKFQKPSEVVTGDPLVLKIVVNYARQLNGQRALRQIVGPIIEKILSDKTLSIETNPVDIYKCWRNQLEMETGETQNLPYTVSHQEALTYEHVRKRLNDGVRLLQKTVLEFLTRITESRDLIPYGMLYVAKVLNDTLSEKFPNAPEKDILKVVGNLIYYQFINAAIVAPDAFDIVTLPVDRSLLNDQRRNLASIAKILQFAASKKGFGEEATHLVCLNQFIIDCHEKFKKFFRYCCQIEDLEEHFSIHEYTEATLIHKPEIYISLQEICDTHCLMLKYQDQIASDPLDPLHDLLDDLESAPTVSSLLGISDTMCEGNLARLGKTEVCLVLTNKFQVPEDEDTNLSRLFIKTKELLVSVLQFLKGPTLADALTITSSPMDRKPLNSAKCNSMSPVLNINHKSSSLNDCKFQLSVYLNKLRLGGWVSMEDGYQNIITAVAKDLCNKGKYRIIRNKELQTLHMTKQRLEEKTKYYQEQVEYYNKYIQRCLENLHTGKGSIRALHTARKDHRKLKSKITLRYSAAKLQEKGVLLEVDGLPHSQSKNVIFEISPTEHNGLFTVQCKFMGVEMEKVEIDIQKLLELQFEGSPIMDMFGKAKINVNLLLYLLNKKFYGKT; this is encoded by the exons ATGATTAATAGTGCTCATAATTCAgttgataataaaaagg aTAAATGCATTGTTCCAAATACATCACTCAAGGAAATTATTGTGGGAAACGATGGACGTAAAACTGCTGAAGAGATGGATGAACAAAGACAGAAAACACTTGCTTATGAATATCTGTGTCATttagaagaagcaaaaaa atggATAGAAGCTTGCATAAGAGAAAAGTTACCTCCTACGAcagaattagaagaaaatttaagaaatgGGGTTTATTTAGCAAAATTAGGTAATTTCATGGCACCAGAGATATTACCTTTACATAGAATTTATGATTTTGATCAGCGAAGATATGCGCTTGCTGGACTACAGTTTAGACATacagataatattaattattttttacaatgtcTTCAAACCATGGAATTACctttt ACGTTCCAACCAGAAACAACAGacatatacgataaaaaaaatatgccacgagtaatatattgtatacatgCACTTAGTACACATTTGTTTAAGCTAGGCAAAGCACCAAAAATTCAAGACTTGtatggaaaaattaattttacag ACGCAGAGATCGATGCTGTCAGTGAAGAATTACGTAAATACGGTATCCAAATGCCGTCGTTTCAAAAAATTGGTGGCTTATTAACTAACAGTATGGCCGTAGATATTGCAGCCCTTCATGCTGCGATAATTGCTATAAATCAAGcgattaataaaaac GATCAAGTTATGATGTTAAACGTTTTACAAAATGAGGCAACAcaattaaataacatttgtATTGAACATATTCAAGATTATTGTGAAGCTTTATATAAGgcaaaaagtaataaaacacAAGCTGCACTTAACAGA tctTTGAATGACAGTTACGTATCTGATGCATATGATGAACTATTAACTCAGGCAGAAATACAGGGTCATATCAATCATGTGAATG CTCAGCATGCAGTGAAAGATATTATTCGATCAGTTCAATCTAATAGCAATGAACTAATTAAAGCCTTAGAAACACCTGCACTGCATTTACAG AACGTCATGTCTAGTAACGTAGAAGTTTATAAGAAGCAATTAACCCAGCTAATAGGAAATTCTGAATGGAACAGCAATTATCCTGATATTAATCATCACTGGCAGTATTTAATTCAAAATGCTATTGACAcaggaaacgaacgaatactcaaaattcaaaaac GCAAGGAAGCTGTACAATTTGTAAATGAAACTTTACAGGCCGGTGGTTTAACTGAATTTTATAAAGCTTTAAAAAATCCATATCTTGAATTAAATAGCGTAGATAAATTTGCACTGCCATTATATtatgaagaaatgaaaatcgatCGTACGGAATGTCAg aaagatCTTACATACAATGATATAGTAGTTAGTATTCGAGTATTGTCATCGATAGCAGCGATTACTAAAGCAGTAGATATAGGAAATGATGATTTAGTTTATGAAGCTCTCAAGAATCCTGATGCACATGTTATG gaattgaatgaagaaaataaaacgaaatattttagtGCATTAGCAACAGCACGCTGGGAAAAACAATCACAATCTGTACCATGTCATATATTaacttatatagatatacgagACTGCATTGAACTAGTAAATCAACAATATCAACAAGATAATgaac TGATACAAATGTTACATGAATTGAATTTGGCTATGGTTGAGGATAATCCATATACTGTAACTGAAGCTTTAACAAAATTACAATTGAAGTTGTACTGGTACATAACTCCTAAAGATCCtttgtttgtttataaattattgaaaaaatgtcTTTTGGAGAAACATTCTGATGGTTCTGAATTATGGTTGGACGACGTGGAAAATGTATTGTCGATTCTGTCTAAGGAAAGCGAAAAAGCTAAATTGA TGTGCGATTTCCtcgtgaaatttaataataatctggATGAGAAAAATctggaatattttataatttttttcaacgattcatTGAAGAAGCCAGTTACGGAGgaaattaaggaaaaaaaattccatatattatataatttaagaaaGCTAAAG tgtgaaaaatatgattactCGACTGTTCGCTACATCACTCCTTTGGGCAACGAAGCATATTTAGATTTAAAGGAACAAACCGTTACATGGGATCCTCCTGAAGATTTATCAGAAACTCATTACCTCACCTATGATGATATcaat TATATAATGAAAGATAATGTGAACGAAGATCCTcatgaatatttgaaaatgaaaggaCTCATTGTTAGGCTACAAGCACGTATCCGAGGATATATACTACGTAAAAAGTATTCTtctaaattcatttattttaataccaATAAAATTGTCAAGATACAAGCTTGGTGGAGAGGTATATTGCAACGGAAGCGTTATATTGCATTACTTAACGATATGCGTGAAAAAGATTCTGGATTGTGTCAATCCAATTCTAAACGGATGCAAACCGAATACGTAGATGTGTTGGATCTGTATCGTGATTAT GAATCACAAATTATAAAGATCCAAGCTCTTTGGCGTGGACGCGCAGCTAGAAGAGCTTTTGATTCATTATTGCATATGGAAAAGCCACCATTCCCTGTAGTCAGACACTTCTCTGCAATCCTAAATTTTAATGCCCAAGATTATGATAAAGATTTACAATTAcag CATTTGAAACACGAAGTCGTTCAAATTATAAGACACAATCAGAACTTGTCACAACAATTGGATAGCATGGATATCAAAATTGGtttattaattcaaaataGAATCACGTTGCAA GATGTAGTTTCGCACGGCAAAAGTTTGGAAAATCTTGCGAAACAAAGGCATAACaacaaagataataaaaattcttctgGGATGTCGGATAGTTTGTCGATGCAAAAAGGATTGAAATCGTTGACTAAGGAAGGTCGTAAAAAACTTGAGGGTTatcaacatttattttatgcaTTACAAACTAATCCAgtatatttatcgaaattgTTATTTCTATTGCCACaaagtaaaacaaataaatttttacaaaatgttattttaacattattcAACTTTGGATCAAATATAAGAgaagaatatcttttattgAAGCTCTTTGGCAGTGCATTGCAAGAAGAAATAAg ATGTAAATTTCAAAAACCATCCGAAGTTGTTACTGGAGATCCATtagtattaaaaatagtaGTAAATTATGCTCGACAATTAAATGGTCAAAGAGCACTAAGGCAAATAGTTGGACCCatcatagaaaaaatattatccgaTAAGACTCTATCCATAGAAACAAATCCCGTAGATATTTACAAATGTTGGAGAAATCAATTGGAAATGGAAACTGGTGAAACGCa AAATCTTCCATATACCGTCTCTCACCAAGAAGCTTTAACGTACGAACATGTACGTAAAAGATTAAACGATGGCGTACGTTTACTACAAAAAACtgtattagaatttttaacgAGAATAACCGAATCACGTGACTTAATACCTTATGGAATGTTATACGTAGCCAAAGTTTTAAACGATACACTGTCAGAAAAATTTCCAAATGCTCCGGAGAAGGACATTTTAAAAGTAGTTGGaaacttaatttattatcaatttataaatgCTGCTATTGTGGCACCAGATGCTTTTGATATCGTTACTTTACCGGTTGATAGATCACTATTGAATgatcaaagaagaaatttagCTAGCATcgcaaaaatattacaattcgCTGCTTCCAAAAAAGGA TTCGGTGAAGAGGCCACGCATTTGGTTTGCTTGAATCAGTTTATCATTGACTGTcatgaaaaattcaaaaagttTTTCCGATATTGTTGCCAAATAGAAGATCTTGAAGAACATTTTAGTATTCACGAATATACGGAAGCTACTCTCATACATAAACCTGAAATTTATATCTCTCTACAG GAAATTTGTGATACACATTGTCTCATGTTAAAATATCAAGACCAAATAGCATCTGATCCATTAGATCCGCTTCACGATTTGTTAGACGATTTAGAATCTGCACCAACCGTATCATCGTTGTTAGGAATAT CTGATACAATGTGCGAAGGAAATTTGGCAAGACTTGGTAAAACGGAAGTGTGTTTGGTACttacgaataaatttcaagtCCCGGAAGATGAGGATACGAATTTAAGCAGACTATTTATTAAAACCAAAGAACTTTTGGTTTCTGTGCTTCAGTTTTTAAAAGGTCCTACATTGGCGGATGCTTTAACGATTACATCCTCTCCTATGGATAGAAAACCATTGAACAGTGCAAAGTGCAATTCCATGTCACCTGTATTGAACATCAATCACAaaag tTCATCCTTGAATGATTGTAAGTTTCAACTGTCcgtatatttgaataaattacgACTCGGAGGATGGGTCAGTATGGAAGATggttatcaaaatattataacagcAGTTGCGAAAGATCTTTGTAACAAGggaaaatatagaattataagGAATAAAGAACTTCAAACTTTACATATGACGAAACAGAGAttggaagagaaaacgaaatattatcaaGAACAAGtggaatattataataaatatatacaacgaTGTCTCGAAAATTTACATACCGGAAAAGG ATCCATTCGAGCATTACATACAGCGCGAAAAGATCatagaaaattgaaatctAAAATTACGTTAAGGTATTCCGCTGCAAAGTTGCAAGAGAAAGGTGTACTCTTAGAAGTCGATGGACTTCCACATTCTCAATCTAAGAACGTTATTTTTGAGATAAGTCCTACCGAACATAATGGCCTTTTTACTGTACAGTGTAAATTTATGGGAGTAGAAATGGAAAAGGTAGAAATTGATATTCAAAAGTTACTTGAATTACAATTCGAAGGTTCACCGATAATGGATATGTTTGGAAAGGCCAAAATCAATGTAAATTTACTTTTGTATTTGttgaataagaaattttatggTAAAACCTAA